Proteins found in one Ptychodera flava strain L36383 chromosome 16, AS_Pfla_20210202, whole genome shotgun sequence genomic segment:
- the LOC139152715 gene encoding laminin subunit beta-1-like isoform X2, producing the protein MRCLQTFVIFVALLVSMVAVAQDNTDTGECINKACYPPFEDLILPEYTNRTVFVSSTCGDPPNNYYLATVDENDDQTLEYLTCNASDPDSMHPAEYLHDMDGDTSNLDTWWQSINQPNDTQLTLSLNDEFLLQQMVISFRSARPLSMYVETSTDNGTTWKILQYYADDCASRFPGIPIADLVEQQMVLQPTCIEAYFLGDDVTRVPGNIQQVIYNPAYLFGEVYFTFEAEQYFLATDIRATLAVPPFLTDAERSFFAVADWEVSGQCICFGHAEECTGENGADCVCQHNTMGKNCEECMPLYNNKPWLAGVDTDANACEDCGCNGHASSCIYDEIKQYGVCQDCTDNTTGDKCEMCLPSFFKNPFAFPGINETCIDSEVTFPCNQSCISCNCSDAGTVANTYCNQTSGECQCKEFVEGRACDVCKDTFWNLDANNPLGCEPCSCFEDGSKDTSNFCDKITGQCICKANTQGSICDECKPGTFNLQPSNPDGCTLCGCDPGGSLDPICDPGSGQCQCRGNNIAGRACDTADPGYFVPKLDGIMEEAELATYSGPVVIEEMPAVDQGGLSTGSGYLVVSENSVVTFSGMTVPRSQNYEVVLRYYSESLWTSVTVTFTQQNPDSYECGGNTLTNAPQSELGSLEIVDVGGSKAFGALCLRGDSPYDVTVTVTTPTQTGSNLKLDSLVLLPSLGDIDIFTSENTTDEDKALMGQCWNAVSDFNPEERQNLSCSKWEFSLMAEVFDGAIACSCNGAGTVPNTVCDPQGGQCQCMDNVITRQCDNCAAYHYGYESGQGCTACGCDEQGSVSLTCDQTTGVCTCKLNVNGTKCDVCDTEFYGLYLGGGCMPCTCDMTYSLNNECADSGQCDCKPGIGGQDCVECLSGYFNLTTDGCTSCGCAPDGTASDGCDVTTGECSCKTATMGDKCDICKETYYGFGPWNSDGCIPCTCSGHSTNCTTSESYNYFNLYTDWSLLDEVAVAPRWSGTTSIMNGTDVPVDDNPVVEGDLSRFVLEITDPVNNTDELFFVSSDPYNGDKRTAYGQVFTFTISQSQLGNQTTSAEGDVFIYGSYADQPLVASLPFSPNTTATTYSYTLNEIDGSWHHGSVSGQLATFNEFYRVLSGIDSIYIRAKYTSTPEQKSYLYAVGLEFSTDNVTLSNITIDNVEQCACPPEYTGNFCEHCALTFTRADPSAGPFSECVPCDCNGHSDMGCDPDTGVCIDCIHNTAGDKCDVCLPGYYGDATLGTPDDCQPCMCPGPAGQNSFSDTCVLDSTVVNGYTCDSCAEGHGGNRCQVCETGYYGTPEEYSNEGGICQPCFCNLSPDECNSVTGQCNDCWNNTEGLHCEVCEFGYWGSIENCQECDCDHIGGYGNCSQDTGICLCKPNVVGDRCTECAARSWGFESGDGCTECDCHLIGTQPGQWQCNLTNGQCDCKERAIGLQCNQCIDGYYDIDLECIPCGCNLNGSIGISCELETGQCYCNKPTIAGRVCDQCGRVGDDENEYVDEVFTGPWPDCSPCPECFHNWADSIQEVGDQLQSQYDITVDLLSNYNNMSVEVVDATIQYIRGNLSYAEQVMADAMMESVELAEIQQGFEKIIYEVGNFSEMLDIIEDKEVNVTQRLTGVSSYTGNVEVETGVFKTAQQIQTELASPLATQETLFQAANGSWFSIQDMYNAVAGSNTRVQSLVNEVQSLLRTVELVAMDRGAATTLINNDVLQDEYESNTELLASVDTIQQAYPVSEVQSKVDQAYAEAVSANTSANLANQLGRVRKQEAEAKLYQSQIARYNSTNSASAAMRAQTAALTYKSVALYTKGNMTSHYEDVLDAYSQLLNAENQTTQMQSMNTEVIGKSIRPVSDMTALAGQITSTDISEQAVLDTLEQAQNTLDAAIGALNNSLEAEVDAQAALELVQGIQNTLQEADNLRTATQESMNGTDANATNIHRIADEVQAKGIEQNQLGLDTADNIALIRGNIVSTDDCFSDKVTQAENAVSRANQAEADANEAVTAYTNNAERQSDINSQVTSAYSSGMTQYQQVRSVSDSARQLKQDIDQVKMMEDLNTLLLRYINQRTSMEIMKAQMDKMNDDLDNLLANLESSDASDIQCNNG; encoded by the exons atgcgCTGCCTTCagacttttgtcatttttgttgccTTGCTTGTTTCCATGGTAGCGGTCGCACAGGACAACACAGATACAGGGGAATGCATTAACAAGGCTTGCTATCCTCCATTTGAAGATCTCATTCTGCCAGAATACACAAATAGGACTGTGTTTGTGAGCTCCACGTGTGGGGACCCTCCCAATAACTACTACTTAGCTACAGTGGATGAAAATGATGATCAAACTTTGGAATATCTCACATGCAATGCGTCTGATCCAGACAGTATGCACCCAGCAGAGTACCTACATGACATGGATGGAGACACATCCAATTTAGACACTTGGTGGCAGTCTATAAACCAGCCTAACGATACGCAGTTGACGCTCTCCCTGAACGACGAGTTTCTCCTGCAGCAGATGGTGATTTCGTTCCGCAGCGCCCGTCCTCTTAGCATGTACGTGGAGACTAGTACAGATAACGGCACCACATGGAAAATATTGCAGTACTACGCAGATGACTGTGCATCTAGATTTCCAGGGATACCCATCGCTGATTTAGTAGAACAACAAATGGTACTCCAACCAACGTGTATTGAAGCTTACTTCCTAGGAGATGATGTTACGAGAGTTCCAGGGAATATTCAACAG GTCATCTACAACCCAGCATACTTGTTTGGAGAAGTATATTTCACATTTGAAGCAGAGCAGTATTTCCTGGCCACAGATATCCGGGCAACATTGGCAGTACCGCCGTTTCTGACAGATGCCGAGAGAAGTTTCTTTGCCGTGGCTGACTGGGAAGTGTCTGGCCAGTGTATATGCTTTGGCCATGCTGAAGAATGTACAGGAGAG AACGGAGCTGACTGTGTGTGCCAACACAACACCATGGGTAAGAACTGTGAAGAGTGTATGCCACTGTACAACAATAAACCATGGCTTGCTGGAGTTGACACAGATGCCAATGCATGTGAAG ATTGTGGCTGCAATGGGCATGCATCTAGTTGTATTTATGATGAGATCAAACAGTACGGAGTGTGTCAGGACTGTACAGACAACACTACAGGGGACAAGTGTGAGATGTGTCTTCCGTCCTTCTTTAAAAATCCATTTGCCTTCCCAGGAATCAATGAAACTTGCATAG ATTCAGAGGTCACCTTTCCTTGCaatcaaagttgtattt CGTGTAACTGCAGCGATGCTGGAACAGTGGCCAACACGTACTGCAATCAAACATCGGGAGAATGCCAGTGTAAGGAATTTGTGGAAGGAAGAGCCTGTGATGTTTGCAAGGATACATTCTGGAATTTAGATGCCAATAACCCACTGGGATGTGAAC CGTGTTCCTGCTTTGAGGATGGTTCTAAAGACACATCCAACTTCTGTGACAAGATCACAGGGCAGTGTATCTGCAAAGCCAACACCCAGGGTTCTATCTGTGATGAGTGTAAG cCCGGTACATTTAATCTGCAACCATCCAACCCTGATGGTTGTACTCTGTGTGGATGTGATCCAGGTGGCTCCCTGGACCCTATTTGTGATCCGGGTTCTGGACAGTGTCAGTGCCGCGGCAACAACATTGCAGGCAGGGCGTGTGATACGGCTGATCCAGGGTATTTTGTGCCCAAGTTAGACGGTATTATGGAGGAAGCAGAGCTGGCAACGTACAGCGGG CCAGTGGTCATAGAGGAGATGCCAGCAGTTGACCAGGGTGGCTTGTCAACTGGGTCAGGTTATCTTGTGGTCTCTGAAAACAGTGTTGTGACTTTCTCCGGTATGACTGTTCCCAGATCTCAGAACTATGAAGTGGTATTGAGATACTAT AGTGAGAGCCTTTGGACATCGGTTACTGTGACTTTTACACAACAAAATCCAGACAGCTATGAGTGTGGAGGGAACACACTGACTAATGCACCGCAGAGTGAATTGGGATCCCTTGAGATAGTTGATGTTGGAG GCTCTAAAGCGTTTGGCGCATTATGTCTCAGAGGAGACTCTCCATACGATGTGACTGTTACCGTGACAACACCAACCCAGACTGGTAGTAATTTGAAACTTGATTCG ttgGTGTTATTGCCCAGTCTTGGTGATATAGATATCTTCACCAGTGAAAACACAACTGATGAAGACAAAGCTCTGATGGGACAATGCTGGAATGCGGTTAGCGATTTCAATCCTGAAGAGAGACAAAACCTGTCCTGTTCCAAATGGGAATTTTCCCTCATGGCTGAAGTCTTTGATGGTGCTATAG CTTGTTCCTGTAATGGAGCCGGTACTGTGCCGAATACTGTGTGTGACCCTCAGGGAGGGCAGTGCCAGTGTATGGATAATGTCATCACAAGGCAGTGTGATAATTGTGCTGCATATCATTACGGCTATGAATCTGGACAGGGATGCACAG CGTGTGGATGTGATGAACAAGGTTCTGTGTCCTTGACCTGTGACCAAACAACAGGTGTTTGTACTTGCAAACTCAATGTCAATGGAACGAAGTGTGATGTGTGTGACACTGAATTCTATGGACTCTACCTTG GTGGAGGTTGTATGCCATGTACGTGTGATATGACTTATTCTCTGAACAATGAGTGTGCAGACAGTGGTCAATGTGATTGTAAACCAGGCATTGGTGGCCAAGACTGTGTGGAGTGTCTCAGTGG ATATTTCAACTTGACGACTGATGGTTGCACATCGTGTGGATGTGCTCCTGACGGCACAGCTTCAGATGGATGTGACGTGACGACCGGAGAGTGCAGTTGTAAAACAGCAACAATGGGAGATAAATGTGACATCTGCAAAGAAA CATATTATGGCTTTGGACCTTGGAACAGTGACGGTTGCATACCCTGTACCTGCTCTGGGCATTCAACAAACTGTACAACATCTGAAAGCTACAACTACTTCAACTTGTACACCGACTGGTCTCTGTTAGATGAGGTAGCTGTGGCCCCCAGATGGAGTGGTACAACAAGCATAATGAATGGCACGGACGTTCCAGTAGACGATAATCCAGTCGTTGAGGGGGACCTCTCAAG GTTTGTTTTGGAGATCACAGATCCAGTGAACAACACAGATGAACTGTTCTTTGTCTCCTCCGACCCTTACAATGGAGATAAACGTACAGCATATGGCCAGGTTTTCACTTTCACAATAAGCCAATCACAGCTTGGAAATCAGACAACCTCGGCAGAAGGTGATGTCTTTATTTATGGCTCATATGCAGATCAACCTCTAGTTGCAAGTTTGCCATTTAGTCCCAACACGACAGCGACAACATATTCT TACACTCTGAATGAGATAGATGGTTCCTGGCACCATGGAAGTGTAAGCGGACAATTGGCAACATTCAATGAATTCTATCGTGTGTTGAGTGGCATTGACAGTATCTACATCAGGGCAAAGTACACATCG ACACCGGAACAAAAGAGTTACCTGTATGCTGTCGGTCTGGAGTTCTCCACTGACAATGTGACGCTTTCTAATATAACAATAGACAACGTGGAGCAGTGTGCATGTCCTCCTGAATATACT GGTAATTTCTGTGAGCACTGTGCCCTGACATTCACCAGAGCCGATCCCAGTGCAGGTCCATTCTCCGAGTGTGTTCCGTGTGACTGTAATGGACACAGTGACATGGGATGTGATCCGGATACTGGAGTGTGTATAGACTGTATCCACAACACAGCTGGAGATAAATGTGATGTCTGCTTACCCGGTTACTATGGTGATGCCACCCTAGGTACACCCG ATGACTGCCAGCCATGCATGTGTCCAGGACCAGCCGGACAGAACTCCTTCTCTGACACTTGTGTCCTGGACTCCACTGTTGTCAATGGATACACCTGTGACAGCTGTGCTGAGGGTCACGGTGGAAACCGTTGTCAAGTGTGTGAAACTGGTTACTATGGAACACCAGAGGAATATTCT AATGAGGGTGGAATTTGCCAGCCCTGTTTCTGTAATCTGAGTCCAGATGAATGCAACAGTGTCACTGGACAGTGTAACGACTGCTGGAACAACACTGAGGGACTACACTGTGAAGTCTGTGAGTTTGGATATTGGGGAAGCATTGAAAACTGTCAAG AATGTGACTGTGATCATATCGGTGGCTATGGCAACTGTAGCCAGGATACTGGTATCTGTCTTTGCAAACCCAACGTGGTTGGTGACCGTTGTACGGAGTGTGCTGCCAGGAGCTGGGGATTTGAAAGTGGTGATGGATGTACTGAATGTGACTGTCATCTTATAGGAACTCAGCCAGGACAGTGGCAATGTAATTTG ACAAATGGTCAGTGTGACTGTAAAGAGAGAGCTATTGGATTACAGTGTAATCAGTGCATTGATGGTTACTATGACATTGACTTAGAGTGCATTC CCTGTGGTTGTAATCTGAATGGATCCATTGGCATCAGCTGTGAGTTAGAGACTGGACAGTGTTATTGTAACAAACCCACCATTGCTGGTCGAGTTTGTGATCAGTGTGGAAGAGTTGGAGATG ATGAAAACGAGTACGTTGACGAGGTGTTTACAG GTCCCTGGCCAGACTGCAGTCCATGCCCAGAGTGTTTCCACAACTGGGCAGACTCCATCCAGGAAGTTGGTGACCAGCTGCAAAGCCAGTATGACATCACTGTAGATCTGCTGTcaaattacaacaacatgtcAGTAGAGGTGGTAGACGCAACCATACAATACATCAGGGGGAACCTCTCCTATGCTGAGCAAGTCATGGCTGATGCTATGATGGAGAGTGTTGAATTGGCAGAAATACAGCAAGGTTTTGAGAAG ATTATATACGAAGTTGGAAACTTTTCAGAAATGTTGGATATCATAGAAGACAAGGAAGTGAATGTGACACAGAGACTGACTGGCGTTTCCTCTTACACTGGTAATGTTGAAGTGGAGACTGGAGTCTTCAAAACTGCTCAGCAAATACAGACTGAGCTTGCCTCTCCTCTGGCCACCCAGGAAACACTCTTTCAGGCTGCCAATGGATCGTGGTTTAGTATTCAAGACATGTATAACGCAGTGGCTGGTTCCAACACACGTGTGCAGTCTCTGGTCAATGAGGTTCAGTCTTTGCTGCGAACTGTGGAGCTCGTTGCCATGGATCGTGGTGCTGCCACGACTCTCATCAACAATGATGTCTTACAGGATGAGTACGAATCAAACACTGAACTTCTTGCCAGCGTTGACACAATCCAGCAAGCTTATCCCGTCTCTGAGGTGCAAAGCAAAGTAGACCAGGCGTATGCTGAGGCAGTCAGCGCTAACACTTCAGCAAACCTTGCTAATCAGTTAGGCAGAGTACGCAAGCAGGAAGCTGAGGCAAAGCTGTATCAAAGTCAGATTGCAAGATACAACTCAACTAATTCTGCATCAGCTGCCATGAGAGCACAGACTGCTGCACTCACATACAAG AGTGTTGCACTGTACACCAAGGGCAACATGACTTCTCACTATGAAGACGTCCTTGATGCATACTCACAGCTCTTGAATGCTGAGAACCAGACCACTCAGATGCAGTCGATGAACACTGAAGTGATTGGAAAGTCTATCCGTCCTGTCTCTGACATGACTGCCCTTGCAGGACAGATCACAAGTACTGACATCTCTGAACAAGCCGTGTTAGATACACTGGAACAGGCACAAAACACTCTAGATGCTGCTATTGGCGCCCTCAATAACTCATTAGAGGCAGA AGTTGACGCACAAGCAGCCCTTGAGTTGGTACAAGGAATTCAAAATACTTTGCAAGAAGCAGATAATTTGAGAACTGCCACTCAAGAAAGCATGAACGGTACTGATGCTAATGCCACTAACATCCATCGTATTGCAGATGAG GTACAAGCCAAAGGAATTGAGCAGAATCAGTTGGGATTAGATACAGCCGACAACATAGCACTGATCCGTGGTAATATCGTGTCAACTGATGACTGCTTCTCAGATAAAGTAACACAGGCTGAGAATGCAGTGTCCAGGGCCAACCAGGCAGAGGCAGATGCTAATGAAGCTGTCACG GCATATACAAACAATGCTGAGAGACAGTCAGACATCAACAGCCAGGTGACTAGTGCTTACTCATCAGGCATGACACAGTATCAGCAGGTTAGGAGTGTCAGTGACTCTGCCAGACAGCTCAAGCAAGACATCGACCAGGTCAAGATGATGGAAGACCTCAACA